One part of the Vitis riparia cultivar Riparia Gloire de Montpellier isolate 1030 chromosome 8, EGFV_Vit.rip_1.0, whole genome shotgun sequence genome encodes these proteins:
- the LOC117920890 gene encoding uncharacterized protein LOC117920890 isoform X1, protein MSPIRFLSNFRVSSHFLVCWIILSCFPGFISSAIVTLDSVQIFKTHEWLEKPTFYFQCQGENMTVIPDVKKTHVLYTFKGEESWQPLTEIAVKKCKRCGFYEQDSIKSDDVFDEWEFCLSDFIASDGKYVHFKNKEFNATFLCPECIPLQKASDHTTGSHNGGKGVHLVLVIMVSALVSIVSVLAVVAVYKYWQKRKREQDQARFLKLFEDGDDIEDELAL, encoded by the exons ATGTCGCCGATTCGGTTTCTGTCCAATTTTAgggtttcttctcattttcttgtctGTTGGATCATCCTCAGCTGCTTTCCAG GGTTCATATCTTCTGCAATTGTTACACTTGATTCTGTTCAGATTTTTAAAACCCACGAGTGGCTAGAAAAAccaacattttattttcaatgtcaAGGAGAGAATATGACAGTTATACCAGATGTGAAGAAAACACATGTCTTATATACTTTTAAGGGTGAAGAATCTTGGCAG CCTCTGACAGAAATTGCAGTTAAAAAATGCAAGCGCTGTGGGTTCTATGAACAGGACAGCATAAAATCAGATGATGTGTTCGATGAGTGGGAGTTCTGCCTTTCTGATTTTATAGCTTCTGATGGAAAATATGTTCATTTCAAGAACAAAGAATTCAATGCCACATTTTTATGTCCAGAGTGTATACCTCTTCAAAAAG CTTCTGACCACACTACTGGCTCACATAATGGAGGAAAGGGAGTGCATCTCGTTCTAGTGATAATGGTCAGTGCTTTGGTTTCAATTGTATCTGTTTTAGCAGTTGTGGCTGTGTATAAGTACTGGCAAAAGAGGAAGAGGGAGCAAGATCAGGCTCGGTTTCTGAAGCTTTTTGAAGATGGTGATGACATTGAGGATGAATTGGCACTGTAA
- the LOC117920890 gene encoding uncharacterized protein LOC117920890 isoform X3, whose product MTVIPDVKKTHVLYTFKGEESWQPLTEIAVKKCKRCGFYEQDSIKSDDVFDEWEFCLSDFIASDGKYVHFKNKEFNATFLCPECIPLQKASDHTTGSHNGGKGVHLVLVIMVSALVSIVSVLAVVAVYKYWQKRKREQDQARFLKLFEDGDDIEDELAL is encoded by the exons ATGACAGTTATACCAGATGTGAAGAAAACACATGTCTTATATACTTTTAAGGGTGAAGAATCTTGGCAG CCTCTGACAGAAATTGCAGTTAAAAAATGCAAGCGCTGTGGGTTCTATGAACAGGACAGCATAAAATCAGATGATGTGTTCGATGAGTGGGAGTTCTGCCTTTCTGATTTTATAGCTTCTGATGGAAAATATGTTCATTTCAAGAACAAAGAATTCAATGCCACATTTTTATGTCCAGAGTGTATACCTCTTCAAAAAG CTTCTGACCACACTACTGGCTCACATAATGGAGGAAAGGGAGTGCATCTCGTTCTAGTGATAATGGTCAGTGCTTTGGTTTCAATTGTATCTGTTTTAGCAGTTGTGGCTGTGTATAAGTACTGGCAAAAGAGGAAGAGGGAGCAAGATCAGGCTCGGTTTCTGAAGCTTTTTGAAGATGGTGATGACATTGAGGATGAATTGGCACTGTAA
- the LOC117920890 gene encoding uncharacterized protein LOC117920890 isoform X2, protein MQGGHFFGRKYQRERSSQIFHPYSLQPIKESLCRRFGFCPILGFLLIFLSVGSSSAAFQPLTEIAVKKCKRCGFYEQDSIKSDDVFDEWEFCLSDFIASDGKYVHFKNKEFNATFLCPECIPLQKASDHTTGSHNGGKGVHLVLVIMVSALVSIVSVLAVVAVYKYWQKRKREQDQARFLKLFEDGDDIEDELAL, encoded by the exons ATGCAAGGCGGTCATTTCTTTGGACGCAAGTATCAACGAGAGAGATCTTCCCAAATTTTTCATCCATATTCTCTGCAACCGATCAAAGAATCCCTATGTCGCCGATTCGGTTTCTGTCCAATTTTAgggtttcttctcattttcttgtctGTTGGATCATCCTCAGCTGCTTTCCAG CCTCTGACAGAAATTGCAGTTAAAAAATGCAAGCGCTGTGGGTTCTATGAACAGGACAGCATAAAATCAGATGATGTGTTCGATGAGTGGGAGTTCTGCCTTTCTGATTTTATAGCTTCTGATGGAAAATATGTTCATTTCAAGAACAAAGAATTCAATGCCACATTTTTATGTCCAGAGTGTATACCTCTTCAAAAAG CTTCTGACCACACTACTGGCTCACATAATGGAGGAAAGGGAGTGCATCTCGTTCTAGTGATAATGGTCAGTGCTTTGGTTTCAATTGTATCTGTTTTAGCAGTTGTGGCTGTGTATAAGTACTGGCAAAAGAGGAAGAGGGAGCAAGATCAGGCTCGGTTTCTGAAGCTTTTTGAAGATGGTGATGACATTGAGGATGAATTGGCACTGTAA